Below is a genomic region from Lineus longissimus chromosome 16, tnLinLong1.2, whole genome shotgun sequence.
AGAGTATCCAACTTTGGTGAGGCCGAAATAATGTTTCTGACAGACCACGGGCGTGATCAGTCGCTGGACCTCCATGGCATAGTCACGTGCTTCAGGacatgtttccatggcaacctcTGTACACCATTTGTATATATGGTAGGATCTGCAAGTAGCCAATATATCTTTTCATTAGATTTGGAGGGTCAGCAGTCCCCGAACAGCTGGTTGTTGCCAAAAATGCGGGTAGGTGTACTAAGTAGGTATCATGTCGGTATCGGCTTTTCTGTGTCAGATTCTCAGATCGCACCCTGGTGGTTGCGAGGTGAGTTCCGTATTTGACCTATGCGTCCCTTTAACTTACATACATATAGATATTTCCAATATCTCCTGGTTTTCGACAGCATTTGCGATTTTCCTCTTGGCTTCGGTCTCCATTGCTGGACCATACGCCGTCATACAGTCAGCCATATATCTGTAGGCTCCCCCGAAACAACTCACTGCTTGGCGATGGTATTTGGCTGGAAAGAAATCGGCGCGACATTTGAAACATATTGAGTAATCAAAAACTTATTGCCAATTGATCTTTGAGTTATGCATAGTTACTTTTTTTGTTGCTTTTAGCGtgttcaaaataattttaaagTAAAACTTCATGACCGTATACATATGTAGCTTTATTCATCCTTAATGAGTAGTGATGACGTTCAAACGCAATTTCTTTATCCGATTTATATGAATAAAGGTGAATCTTACTGCCAATACTGTTGCAAAAACGCACAACCGCACTTGTCGTCCCattaaatttcatgattttcttTAGTGACGTTCCAGTCTCAAACTCCATGGCGCTGCAGTCGGCTTTGTCGATAGCGCCCTCTATACACTTGGCGGCTGACATTATTTCACCTGATCTGAAGCATAGAATAAGCCTGTCGTGAAAGGAATTGTGTCGGTGGATGAGCTCCGGGTCACAAACAACGATATGTCGTCGATATTATAAATATCAAAGATACCTGTACTGTACGCTTTAAATCTAAATCCTTTTGTCTCAAACAGTCATATACCTCGCCCAGCCAAAGATGATACTGGGCCGCTGTACTGCTCTTTTGAGTGTTTCCattttaataatgacttttcccctcattgtttgggaacgccgAAACGACTAAGTCGTGTGTGATGTGAGTATGGCCTTCACAGATCTGCGACGCTCGCGCAGATCGTTCCCGCAACTCTCAGAGCACAAGGCGTAAGTCAATGAGAGAAGTTTCGCGCATTTGATCTTGTAGCGGCGATTTATAGTCTTCACGTGTTCTTACCTACAGATGCGTTTCTGCTTCTCATCCGAGGCTGCAATAAGGTTAACGGGGAACGTGGCTAGGTCGTCCTGGTGTATCTTAAACTCGTCTCCACATTTCACCATATCGCGCTCCATCTCTGGGCACATGTAGAAGATCTGTGAGAGCTGACAGTTTGCTCTAAGTGTCATACTCCCTAAATTAATCAATTAGTCAGGCTATCAGGACTGAAGGAAGCTATGGCTACGGCGTGGTTGACCCTTCCCCATCACTAAAAGGTAAGCATGGGAGAGCGCCGGTGAAACATCTCAGTGCTTCCCCCAGTTGTTCCAGCATCAACGGAAAAGGTGGCCACTAACTTAGTAGAGTGACCAACCGAACAACAAGCATTCGAGGTCTGATCTATG
It encodes:
- the LOC135500741 gene encoding uncharacterized protein LOC135500741 isoform X3, producing the protein MTTSIVAIMDDRPYLWIVLYISWSMTLRANCQLSQIFYMCPEMERDMVKCGDEFKIHQDDLATFPVNLIAASDEKQKRICRSGEIMSAAKCIEGAIDKADCSAMEFETGTSLKKIMKFNGTTSAVVRFCNSIGTKYHRQAVSCFGGAYRYMADCMTAYGPAMETEAKRKIANAVENQEILEISIYPTIYTNGVQRLPWKHVLKHVTMPWRSSD